The following DNA comes from Anopheles arabiensis isolate DONGOLA chromosome 3, AaraD3, whole genome shotgun sequence.
AACGGTATTCAGCACCAGGAGGAAGGCTTCCTGCGCAACCTAGGCCCGGAAAAGTCGGAACAGGTCGTGTCGGGCGGCTACTCGTACACCGCTCCCGACGGTCAGCTCTACAGCGTCCAGTACAAGGCGGACGCGAACGGATTCCAGCCCGTCGGTGACCATCTGCCAACGCCACCGCCACTGCCCCAAGCGCTGCAAGAGTAAGTACCGTACGCAAGCCTGCGCTGTTTGGCTAACGCAAAAACGCTAACAACGCGCTGTATATCACCTCCCCTCTCACTTGCAGAGCGTACGATCTCCACGCTCGACTGCATGCCGAAGCTGCCGCCCGGCCCCAGAACCCCGCCTACCAGGAACCGCAGGCCCAGTACGGTGCGCCCCAGGGTGGATCCCAGCAGCAGAGCTCGTACTACCCGCAGcagcctcagcagcagcaacagccccagtaccaccaccagcagcagccgcagtaCCAGCAACCGCAGCAACCACAGTACAACCAGCAGCAGACGCCCCAGTTCAGCTCGCCGAACGCCATCCAAGGTTACCCGTCGGCACCGGCCAACCAGTACCTGCCACCGGCCAAGCGGCAACAGGGCTTCAATCCCAACAGTGGCTACACTTACTAGAACCCTGCGCTGCCTGCATTCTATCGATTTCAGTATTTATTTGTGCtccccaaacaaacaaacaaaaacccgaaCTCACGCTAATAAACCAGTGGTGCTGCTAAGATACAAGCGCgcgcggcacacacacaaccattgAGGGTGAAACCCTTCAAACTTCGAACTACGTGTCCCGATGTGTTCTACTTTCACTGATCAATTCCGAATTCTGTGAGGTGTTCTTGTGACACTTGTAAGTCAGTTATTGAGTACGACCTTGTCAAGTAATGGAGGAAGTTACCATGTGTAGCTCCTGATCAAAATCCTGAAATCCTTTCTCCCGCTCCGGAACATGTTGGACAATGTTACGCTCGTACATAACAGCTTCAATGCGCTTCCAAAATCCATCTAACCTTGCCTAAAATCTGAAAGCTCTCAACAATCACTCGGATCTACATCGGAATCACGAAATCGAAGTCAAAAGTCAAGACCATGACCCTGACATTCGCCACACTTCTGCTTCACACTCTCGGGGCATAATTGAGTTAAAGGCGCTTTTCCAACTGCAATAAAAAGGCATGGCTTACACCATTCGGGCATGTAAAACTGTGATTGTCCGATTGCTGTTTTTCACGAAAAGTGGCACAACCCAGCGGCAACACACAGCGTCACAAATCTTGCATTCTTGCAAAACAACCGAAAACCCCCGTACATCACCGTAATGAGCTTTTGTACAGGTGGGCGCGCTACTGGCCtgctggtttttgttttacctcgCCAAGGGGGCCTGTGTTGCCTACTTTTCACGCTTAACCAGCCGCCGAGAGCCGCCGTTCTATTATGCAAACCTCATTCAGCCTCTTACGGGTTTCCCCCGTAAAGAATGCCCTTTCGACCCATTCGGTTGCGATGCTCTCGTGTCATGTCAAAGGGGAGCGAAGGCGTGGTGGCGCCCGTTGTCATAGCTACTGTACTGTTTGTCGCTTGAGTGCGTTACGGCCCTTAGGCCGTGGGGCAATCTTCTCCACCAGAAGTGTGCGAACTGTCGAAGCGCATCTTTATGGACTTCCTACAAACGCATACAAACCCCTTCGTGCCAGGTGCAACGTGCAACACCGAACACGCCAGTGGGCGCTAGAGATGAAAGACAAATACAAATCAGTCACCGAGCGCCCGAGAACGATAAATCAAAGCACGGGCCCATAATTATCATAATTTATGTTGTGAAAAAAATTTACGACCCACACGACCACAACCACATACTGCGTGTGTCTAGGGGAAAGGGAGTGAGAGGTGATTTGGATTTGGACCGATAAGATTGGCTTTCTTGAAGCAGCCAAGCATACATATGGACCCACACACATAGCAAACACCTCAAGtgggtgcatttttttttacacgaaCGGTGCAACATTCTCCTTCAAAAGTGCGTCCTTCTCCTCTGGTTTGGCTAGAAAAGCGGATGGATAGTTAACTGGGCTCAAGGGTTCGGTTCTGTTCGATTCGGTTTCTATGCTATGATTCTCGCGACGGGCGGCCGATCATGGGTTGCCGATAATGGACTGATCGGTGATAAAATCCGCCCCCAGCGCTCGTCCATACATCAAACGACGCGCCAAGGTGCGAGAAACAAAGCAATTGAATTGTTTGACGTTGGGTTGATACGAAAGCGATGCAGTGCTGCGGTGCTGCAAAGCGGAAGAGAGATTAGGTATGGGGATCACGCTCGTCAGATAAGGAACCGGACAGTTTCAGTTTTGTACGGCGAgagttaattaatttaattgacaCACTCGATGATATTGCTGCTGTAGCTATCGTTACGTTTGATCGCTGTGTGACGGCAAAAAGCATTAGATGCATCTGTATTCAGCATTCTTATTATTAAGGGCTATAAATTGCAAATGCATCTCGCAAAGTACAATTGAAAGCATCACTGACGGTACGACCTAGCCCGAGATGGTTCTACCTATTCTATTACCAGACGAATCGGTTTACGGAAATCGTATCAATGGGCGAACCCATTTCTGCAAGCGATTTATGATGTGGCCATCAGAAACATTGTTGCGGTCCAGGTTATCAGTCCGTGCTGATCAACGCATTGTGCGTCTAAAATATTAACTGCAACACACCTGTCAGCAAAGGTGTCAATCAGTATTTGCAGTGAAAAGAGCTGATCTTTGGTATTCGGTTTCTATGCTATGATTCTCGCGACGGGCAGTGTTGTTTGGAaccattaaatttaattttaacacCTGAGTATGTTCTTAAATTCTCCAACGATTGTTtctgttttagtttttgtaatcaatgtttagtttagtttaatatttattaattgatGGACTATAAAGCCCTCTCGAGTTAAATTGTGTACAATAGATAACGAAACAGAACATTGatatattgttttcattgaacGCACTTCGAACACTTAAATGTGAAGTCAGTTTAGCTATCGTCATTCCAGGCTCGTAGAGATCGTCAACTGAATTTAGTGAACGGCACATACAAACAAGGAGATTGCCAATGCCACAGTTTGTACCAGCATTGGCTGGCGACGGAGTATTCTGGCAGAAACATAGAGGTAAATCCGCGAAAGCATCTTGGGACAGTCAATGGTTCCTTTTAAGATTCCGGTGATAAATGCCAGCCTGGCGTGCTCGAGCGGGAtcccaagcaacaaacacCTAGTCCTGTAGTCGAGACAATGCGACCAATCACGGAGGGCGAAGCGCGTTATCTTTCGTTGGATGAACTCTAGCCGCGCAAGTATCCGAGTAGATGCAGGTCGTCAAACAATGCTAGCGTATTCCAGCAGCGGTATGATAAGTGCGCagtagcggaatttggggcaagtgtgccatacggggcaagagtgccaccgaacatttttccttaaaaactttagtttaatgatcaattgtgtatacagttggttgctttccaatGACTAGGTATACTGAGCCGACAATTTCATATAGACCAATCGAAatttcccattgttttgaactgatttatgttgagtttcaaaattgagcagaatattataattttttaatccaaccaaataagctctcaaaaatcatgcgaacaatcaaccgagaaaatatttacaccaccagctgagaaaacgtgaaattttttgtggggttagttgaaaaaaactttctttttgtcactgaaaaattaaatttcaaaaaagttacaacttttggggcaaaagagccatctctatttggggcaagtgtgccaccatctttcataggcgagagctgtcaaaaatgtaaacattgttgtagcgttCAGCGGTATGGTGCGCTTTTACGAGCGGATTCTACTCCGGAAAAACAGACCAGCAGCAACCCATATTGCGATACAGTTTGGTGACTCAAGacatgtaggaatacatacactagtgCCACAAACGTAAATATTTCCAATTATCTAAGAAATACGGTTATTTTAACcaggtggccgtcttgccccatacgagtggcactcgtgccccatagcccaaaaaacaacgtctttttggatcctttttcaaacgcttcaaaaactgttttgtttgcacttttttcaaacgaaactcatttataagtgaggaattagatgtaaaatggttatgagatttaaatcggcttttgaaaaacacgctttagtgagttataacttgaaatgcttaaggtgccacacttgccccaaattccgctacaGTGTCTTGAAACAGATCGGATCACGAAGCTCGTGCGTGATATTTATGACCAAACCAAGTAAGTAGCCGATTGTAACTAGCGGCAACTTGGTGTATCTGTTCCTCGAAGGAGAGTTTAGCATCTGGGAGGATTCCTATGTCCTTGACATAGTACACTCTTTCGAGGTTCTGGCCGTTAAGCTTATAATTGAACTACGCTGGAGCTCTTGAGCGGTTGAATGAGATTATGGCGTAAATTCAGTCAAAAAATTTAGATATCAAATTACTGACAAGGTCGTTGCGCGTCACTTTCAAGAAATCTCCATTACATCGTATTAATGTTAGCATTGTACGCATTTCTTGAACATAACCTGAACATTTTActtgaaaaattattaaagGATGTAAAtgattttaacaaaaatattcattGGAGTCCCTGTTTAGACTTGCCGTTCCCGAATTTACTCATGTACATTCGTATGGCTTCCTTTAAAGctttatttcataaaaatgtCTCATAAAAATTATGTTTCTGTCATCAGCGTTTCAAATTACGTAGTATTTTCCGAAGGTCTAACCTCTAGGGGCCTCTAGGAAACATAAACGGAATTTCATTATGTATTGCCATTTACAAAACGTATTCCACTAAATGTTATTTCAATAGTTAACAAGCTAACTTTGGACAgacaaatgtaaaatatttgtaaaactTCTTAATATCTGGGAACGAATTTCAATATAAGGAAATTGACCAAGAAATTTAGATAGCAAGAGAAGTTCTGGATAAATGCTTTCTGAATTTATAACACAAAATCTTTGAGAAACTGGGAAATTGCACCAACGGACTCTGAACCAAATAGCGAAATATTTCCAAAAATGCACTTTGTGCGCTGTACTGTATAATGTACTACAGTGTACGTATAGTCCAAGCATACTCCCTTGAGTAGTATATCCACCGTTACTATCAAATTGATGCAATCTGAAATTCGATTTGCCGCATAATTCCAGGTCCTCCCATAGAAGCTTTCGAAAGTTCACCATTATCTAGAACGCCTTGTGCGCCAGAAAGCCATTTTTCTCCATCAGTTCTATCACCAACGATCACCTGGCTAAGGAAATGTACCATCGCCAGCCTCAAAATACAATTCGTCCGTTGTCCCGCAGTCCTATCGCACTGACCCAATCTCAAACCACACATTTACTGACAGTTTAAATTGTGCATCGCCGGGGCCACGGTTCTCCCGATCCACCATCCGATTcaggaaaaaaaagcttaattTACAACCTGCACagaacacccacacacatatatacagaCACCTACAACGAGGCAACAAAGTAATCACATTTGCGTGATACTTCCATATCAATTACCCGGCACGAGTTCGCAAGCATCCGACACTTGTGCATGGGATCGAAGTGCTTTGTTGGCGGGAGCACCTTTTTCCTTTACGCTTTTCCTGCACCACGcgttttgggtttttgttCCCGATCGCACCGGAATGAAAGTTCAATTGCTTAGCAGCCCCTGCTCCGAAATTGGTGGAAAAAGGCAGCGAGTGGAGTGAACCACACAACACCCCATCCCGCACTCACGCCAAAGCACTCGTGGGAAAAGAAATTACAAAACTCCCGTTGAGTGGACCGCGAGCACAGGGCACTTGGGGAGGGCGTTTGCGGTTCGGCAAAATGCTTGCACCCGGGTTGCGGCTGACAAGTCTTCGGACAAAGCATATAATTCAACATCGTACGTGTACAAGTGGACCACCGGTTAGCAGGAGTAATGATCTGGGAAAAGCTTGCCTGATGGATTTATTATGGACACTGCCGGCGTGTCCTGGGTGACGTGAGTCCGCGCCTGAAGGAGCCTGAAGTTGTGGTGCGGTTTCGGAAGGCATCTTACTCCCCACCAACTTCTCCATTCCTAAGACGGCCCCGGGCGCTAGCACGCTCACGCCGGGAGGCATGATTTATGGTAGTCTTGTTGCAGGACTTACTTTTCCATTAGTGAATATTGCGCGAAAGAGTTTCCACCCGCTCCATCTCGAGCTTGATCTTCCGggcaaagtacaaaaaaaaaaacagtacttCCTACGAAGTTTCCCAATTTCGGGTATGAACAGGGTTAAGTTTGTGCGGTAAACGATTGTTTTAACGATATGAAATAAACTCCCGCCGGACAttagcacgcacacacggtaCTTTCAGGGAAAACACATGTTCGCTCTGCATGCTATCTGTACTTCCGAGAGGGGGCAAGACAAAGAATCAATCGGTTAAACTTTCCACCACTTTCAATTGACCATCTCCCATCTGATTTGTGGCCAACTGTCTTTTACGGAGATTAGAGGTAGAGGGCAAAGATTAGAAAACCTTTGGAGTTTCCTGCCGAGGATCCTTCTTTCGccctgtctctttctctcactatGAACACAACAAAAGGATGCATTATTCATATTGGAAACTAGAAAACTTTTCCTCATCATTCGATAGTAGGAAGTAGGAAGTAGGAAAAACCTGCTGCCGGTTTTTGCACCCCAAACATAAAACCAAAGCGCGATAAAGAACCGCTTCTTCCGTATCCTTCTTTTGCTTCCGCGGTACTACCTGGCCTGACAGATGATTCTGGTACAAGATTGTGCAACCACAGCAGCGGGAAACGGCGATGGGAatgaaaacttttccaataCAATTCATCtatctttgtttctttttttttgttgttgctgagcTTTTTTAAGATGTACGAGCACACGGGAAAATCTGAACGGACGCGCACACAGCCGGCAGCGTCAGGGCTGGAATCCAATTTGATGTCACACCGGCTTACTTATGCTCCCGAGACTTGGCTCCAGTGTCTTTGTGATTGCATTTTCGGTTAATGTCGTGCAGATgggtgtgtatgggtgtgtgtgccttttccTGTCTGGGACTCTTGGCAGCTCTGTTAAAACTTCATTCCTTTACTCAACGGTTGAATTCAGTTAGCACAAACTTATGACCCTGTCGAGGCTTTCTTTGTCTACCCTATCCGAGAAAGGTTCCTTTTTtggggatgattttttttcgtttgctttacAATCAATGATATTAAATTGTATCAAGAAATGTTTTCAGCTGATTGCTTTGCTAGCTGTTTTCATAAGATGTTAAATTTTAatgctagaaaaaaaaagtagaaaaaaagccGCAACTGACGCgtgttttcgaagacgacaattgtgaaatttaaatggacagtgtaccaaaaacggcttgacttgtttgtaagtggtagacaatcgtatttttcaaatcgaggattgctagttgactgtggacagttgttaattggaatggaaaaccctgtaactgaTACATAAATTCGAAATTTGTTGGAGTATCATCCGTGGATATCAATTAACCGGCAAACGTCCGGTCCTGAGATGGCCAGAAAATTGACGTTTGACTGTAAATCAATTATCTTTCCTTCAGCGCATTACTCTCAAAATTTCCACATATTTGAAAGaaatataattgaaatttcattttctttttcacttctGCTGCCTCTGGTTGGATCTTTAAGGTTACCTCATCCCGAACACACTTAATTAAAAGGGTTtggtaaataaaatttaataactTCTGGCGTTATAATGCAGAAGGTCTATGTATGCAGCAGGAAGTTTTATTtgagttttaatttttaccaAATTTGATCGATGAgcttaaaagaagaaaaaacaataaaggACCATGGAAAAGTTTAATGTATTGTTATCAGTTGTGCTTGATGCGATATGAAATAGCATCAAATTACTTTCGCTTgtcttgttttaatttatacaAGAAGCGAACAAATCTTTACAAAATTTCCACTCTGATAGATCTCTCCACTTTGCCTACAAAAAAATACCGACAATTTGCAACAATCTTCGCCCTTTAGAATTCTGTATACAAGCAGTTTTCCCGGTCCCCACGACGTgtctttaatttaatttatgatcCTTTTTTCTTATAATCACAATGTTGCATCTCCATCCAGACTCGTGTATTTCAAAAATATCttctcaaataaaaaaaaacaagctgcaAATCTTCAAAAACTTTCGCCAGActaaaaaaatgctacaaaTTTCTTAACACAATACCGTACAAATTAATATGCAGACAATGCGGCAGTCTTACACTACACCCCCTACATGTCCGGGggattgtttttgcttcagGTGACTTTCGCCGATGATCTATTTTACCCTCACCCGGGGCTCAAAGAATCCTGGGCAACAAGGAAAAAATACCCAGAACGAAAATTGCACCATAAAATATCGCTTAAGTGTGCAATAATACCGAACGGCTCTCGTTGCAAACGTATCATTCAACCGATCGTTCATCTAAACATTCGCTAACACTGGCCGGCCACGACAGTTTCCCACTCATCCCGTCCCGTCTGTCTCACTGGGTTTGAGTGTTTGGATTTTCACCCATTGTGCAGTTTGCCTGCAATACTCGACATGAATATGCAATGAGCTCCTGGCCGGACGATGTACAACGCGCGCGCTCAAGTAGCATTCATGCATCCCCCAACGGTGGTCCTTTGCCAGCTTATTCAGCTTAGAGTATTTTTctataacaaacaaacatctaAATTTCCGTATCAACGGGACCGATCCTGCTCCCGATAAGATCGGCAACATAGACGATTGGCGGGGGGAGCGCATACCAGACTAAGCGCGGCATCATCCGCGCCCGAAAAAACACGTCCGTGAGGTGGAAAAACAGGTGCAGATTTTCCACCAGCACCTCCGGACAGCGAAACGGTTCGTGTCAAGAATAATGGAGCTCCACCacggtgtgtgtctgtgtcacATGTGTTTCGCGACCGTTCGGCCATTGACATCCCCCGTTGGGTGGCATTCGTATGCCACCCGTGGAGCGTTAATTAAACGGAATGAAATCGTATAACTCACTCGGCCCCTGGTTCGCGGGAGCAGTAATGAATAAATCCAGTCGAGAGTGTTTGTGTAATAGCGAGGCATCAGCAGAAGGTAGGGAAACGTTCGTACACTTTCAGTTTAATTTAGCTGTGGTATGAGTCGTAGTTGGTTTGGAAATTCATTATTTGATGTAAAAATTGATTCGATTTTTAAGCAAATATTAGATTAATACGATTACTTATCGAATTCAAACAGTAGAAATTTCAATCTGGTATTAAAAAACAATAGAGTTTCAATctatttttggaaattttggGGTCAACCTTAGACATTACTCTATACAGATTTGATGGGTTGCCTTTACATAAGCTATTGTATTTAATTATAACTGAACCCATGCTAAAACTTCGAAACAATACGCCAATACTACTACATGCCCTGCCTCTCTCTTGCCATAATCGCACTGTTTGCTGAACCAATAAATCGTCCAGACCAAGGATTGAACTTCCCATTCCAAATTGTCAACCCTATTTTCCAATCAACCGGTTCGACGGATAAAAGTTCGCTTAATTTCAATCAAACCCCTTGTGCCGATATTCCGAAAGCGATCCTTTCgcttactttctttttattttactttgaaGCATGTCAAATTTGCCCGTCTTGTCAAATTGATTCGGATCGCttgcttttttcttcgtttggtGACCATTTCTACGGTCAAATTAAAAGAGACAAACCGCCCTAAGTAAATATAGAAAACCCGCGATCTATGGCAAACAGCGAGAAAATTAACATTCACTCTGCCAAGCTCGTCATCAAG
Coding sequences within:
- the LOC120904509 gene encoding pupal cuticle protein 20-like, translating into MVHKTLLLCAFLGLASAARLDNLYGAPAPSASFQGGAGDGNLLNAPRQSPANQYLPPSAQGQQGYPSVAPLGQQGQQQSGFNTYNPQPSGPGSYPGSGSAPSGPAGGSFQGTNYQQTTPIPILRYENVNNGDGSYRFDYATGNGIQHQEEGFLRNLGPEKSEQVVSGGYSYTAPDGQLYSVQYKADANGFQPVGDHLPTPPPLPQALQEAYDLHARLHAEAAARPQNPAYQEPQAQYGAPQGGSQQQSSYYPQQPQQQQQPQYHHQQQPQYQQPQQPQYNQQQTPQFSSPNAIQGYPSAPANQYLPPAKRQQGFNPNSGYTY